A stretch of the Sulfurimonas sp. HSL3-1 genome encodes the following:
- the nusB gene encoding transcription antitermination factor NusB: protein MATRHHARMAVVSLLYAYDLGNGAIADHTDEILEEKKIRNKQKDFALTLFDGVMAHLEEVDEAIVKHLKEWDFDRLGSIERATLRLGAYEALHSDLDSAVVINEAIEVAKAFGTEQSPKFINGVLDAIAKEKAAS from the coding sequence ATGGCGACACGTCACCACGCACGCATGGCGGTCGTCAGCCTGCTGTATGCCTATGACCTCGGTAATGGGGCGATCGCGGACCATACCGACGAGATCCTCGAAGAGAAGAAGATCCGCAACAAGCAGAAAGATTTTGCCCTGACGCTCTTTGACGGGGTCATGGCGCATCTGGAAGAGGTGGACGAAGCAATCGTCAAACACCTCAAGGAGTGGGATTTCGACCGTCTGGGCTCCATTGAACGGGCGACACTCCGCCTGGGAGCCTACGAGGCACTTCACAGCGATCTGGACTCCGCCGTCGTGATCAACGAGGCGATCGAGGTGGCCAAAGCCTTCGGGACGGAACAGTCTCCCAAGTTCATTAACGGCGTGCTCGATGCGATCGCCAAAGAGAAAGCCGCATCCTAA
- the ribH gene encoding 6,7-dimethyl-8-ribityllumazine synthase: MQVIEGKLQVPTDKKVAIIAARFNHLITDRLVEGAKDAYARHGGNEAELDLVLVPGAFELPMATERLLATGKYDAVCALGAVIRGATPHFDYVSAEATKGIATVSLKYAKPVAFGLLTTDTIEQAIERAGTKAGNKGFEAMTTVIEMLNLYAEIQA; encoded by the coding sequence ATGCAAGTAATCGAGGGAAAACTGCAAGTCCCCACGGACAAAAAAGTTGCCATTATCGCGGCACGTTTCAACCACCTGATCACCGACCGCCTGGTCGAAGGTGCCAAAGACGCCTATGCACGCCACGGCGGTAACGAGGCGGAGCTGGACCTTGTCCTGGTCCCGGGCGCGTTTGAACTGCCGATGGCGACGGAACGCCTGCTTGCCACCGGCAAGTACGATGCCGTCTGTGCGCTGGGTGCCGTGATCCGCGGGGCGACACCGCACTTTGATTATGTCTCTGCAGAGGCAACCAAGGGGATTGCGACGGTGTCGCTCAAGTACGCCAAGCCGGTTGCGTTCGGCCTGTTGACGACCGATACGATCGAACAGGCAATCGAACGGGCCGGTACGAAAGCGGGGAACAAAGGTTTCGAAGCGATGACCACGGTCATCGAGATGCTGAACCTGTACGCGGAGATCCAGGCGTAA
- the kdsA gene encoding 3-deoxy-8-phosphooctulonate synthase has translation MILMAGPCVIESEASLFRIAEALQPYHEDARFDFYFKASFDKANRTSLESYRGPGMEEGLRLLQKVKEHFGYKIVTDVHESYQVAPTAEVADIIQIPAFLCRQTDLLVAAAKTDRIVNIKKGQFMNPADMRYSVLKVLKTRGCDEVGYENAKKHKVLLTERGSSFGYGNLVVDMRSPVIMREFAPVVFDATHSVQMPGSGGGKTGGDSSMVPYLSKAAAAVGVDGFFFETHFDPSCALSDGPNMVTLEGLKQLTETLLAIEACSR, from the coding sequence ATGATTTTAATGGCGGGTCCCTGCGTCATCGAGAGCGAAGCATCCCTTTTCCGTATCGCCGAGGCGTTGCAGCCCTACCATGAGGATGCGCGGTTCGATTTCTATTTCAAGGCGAGTTTCGACAAGGCCAACCGCACCTCCCTTGAGAGCTACCGCGGGCCGGGAATGGAAGAGGGGCTCCGATTGCTGCAGAAGGTGAAAGAGCACTTCGGCTACAAGATCGTCACCGATGTCCATGAGTCCTACCAGGTGGCGCCGACGGCGGAAGTCGCGGACATCATCCAGATCCCGGCGTTTCTCTGCCGCCAGACAGACCTGCTCGTCGCCGCGGCAAAAACGGACCGTATCGTCAACATCAAGAAGGGACAGTTCATGAACCCCGCGGATATGCGCTATTCCGTCCTCAAAGTGCTTAAGACCCGCGGCTGCGATGAGGTGGGGTATGAAAACGCCAAAAAGCACAAGGTGCTTCTTACCGAACGCGGTTCGAGTTTCGGCTACGGCAACCTCGTCGTTGACATGCGTTCCCCGGTGATCATGCGTGAGTTCGCTCCGGTCGTTTTCGATGCGACACACTCGGTACAGATGCCCGGCAGCGGCGGCGGAAAGACCGGCGGTGACAGCTCGATGGTGCCCTACCTCTCAAAAGCGGCGGCCGCCGTCGGCGTCGACGGTTTCTTCTTTGAAACCCACTTCGACCCTTCGTGCGCCCTGAGCGACGGCCCGAACATGGTCACGCTCGAAGGGCTGAAGCAGCTGACGGAGACGCTGCTCGCTATCGAGGCCTGCAGCCGTTAG
- a CDS encoding TerB family tellurite resistance protein, protein MGSLIFYLFVGLFLIWVFRSYGRYQYRAEAAGGRTITPEAVRNSELGLFVALMAKVAKADGRVDTLEAELIGNTFTDIANSFPDPQIVREELKAIFNREKEQRFNAEAIAQRLAYATVRHPQQRLGMFSFLVNLAFVDGELSRSEENLLTKIAVFLQIAPEQVEAIMAQFAQIYKAGPTRTSLQEAYTLLGAEEGEAMESIKKKYRALVKQYHPDLMKAKGADEAYMAEATRKMQQINAAYETIKASR, encoded by the coding sequence ATGGGATCACTGATTTTTTACCTGTTTGTGGGGCTCTTCCTTATCTGGGTTTTCAGAAGCTACGGACGCTACCAGTACCGCGCAGAAGCAGCGGGAGGAAGGACGATCACCCCCGAGGCCGTACGCAACTCCGAACTGGGGCTCTTTGTCGCACTGATGGCGAAGGTGGCCAAGGCCGACGGCCGGGTCGATACCCTGGAGGCGGAGCTGATCGGCAACACCTTTACGGACATCGCGAACAGTTTCCCCGATCCGCAGATTGTCCGTGAAGAGCTCAAGGCGATCTTCAACCGTGAAAAGGAGCAGCGCTTCAATGCCGAGGCGATCGCGCAGCGGCTCGCCTATGCAACGGTGCGCCACCCTCAGCAGCGTCTGGGGATGTTCTCGTTTCTCGTCAATCTCGCCTTTGTCGACGGGGAACTCAGCCGAAGCGAAGAGAATCTGCTGACGAAGATCGCGGTGTTTTTGCAGATCGCCCCGGAACAGGTCGAGGCGATCATGGCCCAGTTCGCGCAGATCTACAAAGCGGGGCCGACCCGCACCAGTCTGCAAGAGGCCTACACGCTGCTGGGCGCGGAAGAGGGCGAAGCGATGGAGAGTATCAAGAAGAAGTACCGTGCTTTGGTGAAGCAGTACCATCCCGATCTTATGAAAGCCAAAGGGGCGGATGAAGCGTATATGGCCGAGGCCACGCGGAAGATGCAGCAGATCAATGCTGCTTATGAAACGATCAAGGCGTCGCGGTAG
- a CDS encoding phosphoribosyltransferase, with the protein MYYYSYEAFEADMRSLLPACRAYAPDMIVALARGGMMGAQLLGYGLDVRNIGLLRVASYDDDSQRDTVTVDGDCPDGTFRRILIVDDIVDSGKTLQQVKAYLRERYPQSAIKCAAPWSKPTACEQPDFSCREATEWIEFFWDRFDG; encoded by the coding sequence ATGTATTATTACAGCTATGAGGCTTTCGAAGCGGACATGCGTTCCCTGCTGCCCGCCTGCCGTGCCTATGCGCCGGATATGATCGTGGCGCTTGCGCGCGGCGGCATGATGGGGGCGCAACTGCTCGGCTACGGGCTGGATGTCCGTAATATCGGCCTGCTGCGGGTGGCGTCATACGACGATGATTCCCAGCGCGATACGGTCACCGTCGACGGGGATTGCCCCGACGGGACTTTCCGGCGGATCCTGATCGTCGACGACATTGTTGACTCGGGCAAAACCCTGCAGCAGGTGAAGGCCTACCTTCGGGAGCGCTATCCGCAGAGTGCGATCAAATGCGCCGCGCCGTGGTCCAAGCCCACGGCCTGCGAGCAGCCCGATTTCAGCTGCCGGGAAGCGACGGAGTGGATCGAATTTTTCTGGGACCGTTTCGATGGCTAA
- a CDS encoding putative metal-binding motif-containing protein: MKTMKEKGIVLLAAIALMAGGCKVKSDTADASSGGGGGGGVVIAAAFPTAADGFEGSAGDNTKDQPSSILVGGLQTRTIYPQGDEDWVKVALVSGKTYELFATNLNYTADTVIELYKADGVTLVASNDNFLSFDSNIDQITITETGNYLIHVYSYYAYDMASYQLGVRLFVDSDNDGYSATYDCNDSNNAVYPYANEIAGNGIDEDCSGADAPSGTDGFEPDGTLGGATTIYSTKSAIGEIIYQSALYTLAHTIDPGNDTDYYKVTLPPHAAAYVVDYSQGPAGLQTALLDNGGAALGITDSKGPGGIIEMSTPDAGGIATTQTYYLEVTSENGSSTTWYAPALVPIGTDSDGDGFYTQDWSPDCDDTNELIYPGATERPLDPKDWDCDGDPTS; the protein is encoded by the coding sequence ATGAAAACCATGAAAGAGAAAGGAATCGTTCTGCTTGCGGCGATCGCACTGATGGCCGGAGGCTGCAAGGTCAAGAGCGACACAGCCGATGCAAGCAGCGGCGGAGGCGGCGGCGGTGGAGTTGTCATCGCCGCCGCCTTCCCGACGGCCGCCGACGGATTTGAAGGCAGCGCCGGCGACAATACAAAAGACCAACCCAGCAGTATCCTCGTCGGGGGACTGCAAACGCGCACGATCTATCCCCAGGGAGACGAAGACTGGGTGAAGGTTGCCTTGGTATCGGGCAAAACCTACGAACTCTTCGCGACGAACCTGAACTATACGGCCGATACCGTGATCGAACTCTACAAAGCCGACGGGGTGACGCTGGTAGCGTCGAATGACAATTTCCTCTCCTTTGACAGCAATATCGATCAGATTACGATTACGGAAACGGGGAACTACCTGATCCATGTCTACTCCTATTATGCCTACGATATGGCCAGCTATCAGCTCGGCGTGCGGCTTTTTGTCGACAGTGATAACGACGGTTACTCCGCTACCTATGACTGCAATGACAGCAATAACGCCGTCTACCCGTACGCAAACGAAATTGCCGGTAACGGGATCGATGAAGATTGTTCGGGGGCGGATGCTCCGAGTGGCACCGACGGTTTCGAGCCGGACGGAACGCTGGGAGGCGCGACAACGATCTACAGCACCAAAAGCGCCATCGGCGAGATCATCTATCAGAGCGCGCTCTACACCCTGGCGCATACGATCGATCCGGGAAACGACACCGACTACTACAAGGTGACGCTCCCGCCGCACGCTGCGGCCTATGTCGTGGATTATTCCCAGGGGCCCGCGGGGCTACAGACCGCACTGCTCGATAACGGCGGGGCGGCACTGGGGATAACCGATTCGAAAGGCCCGGGGGGGATCATCGAGATGAGTACGCCGGATGCCGGGGGAATCGCGACGACGCAGACCTATTACCTTGAGGTGACGTCGGAGAACGGGTCGTCCACGACCTGGTATGCTCCGGCCCTGGTCCCGATCGGCACCGACAGTGACGGTGACGGCTTCTATACCCAAGACTGGTCCCCGGACTGCGACGACACGAACGAACTGATCTACCCCGGGGCGACAGAAAGACCGCTGGACCCGAAAGACTGGGACTGCGACGGCGACCCGACGAGCTAG
- a CDS encoding ATP-dependent DNA helicase: METTSLSTLLDTLQSGQNLFLTGGAGTGKTTLTRQIIAAYGAEGKKVAKLASTGMAAALIGGQTLHSFFDLGIADSETDLERRGKLIPKKKIVKLVRAMDLVVIDEISMVSAEVLDMVRLRLLQCGFDGALLAVGDFLQLPPVTKGTIRFAFEAPSWEQFAFETVTLTHNWRSEDAEFNGVLNAVRHARVTEEEHCYLHELIKPTGDDLSRYTFLYGTNRSAFEHNREQLDAVEGDLYAFETQSVCHDAKTQQREVERFMADARIPEVLELKVGVPVLFTRNSWNYVNGQRGIVVRLEQDSVHIRKEDGMVVKLERVGTEKSRWEERTVEKEKQMVEVPQFTLYQFPIVLAFAITIHKSQGMSIGDLVIDTTEIFAPSQFYVALSRAISPHSLILKQPRVNWANLAFVHPKALSFGQE; this comes from the coding sequence ATGGAAACGACCTCTCTCTCTACGCTGCTGGATACCCTGCAATCCGGACAGAACCTTTTTCTCACCGGCGGGGCCGGCACCGGCAAAACGACCCTGACGCGCCAGATCATCGCCGCCTACGGCGCCGAAGGGAAAAAAGTCGCCAAGCTCGCTTCGACGGGCATGGCGGCGGCCCTGATCGGCGGACAGACCCTGCACAGTTTTTTCGACCTGGGCATCGCCGACAGCGAAACCGACCTCGAACGCCGGGGGAAGCTCATCCCCAAAAAGAAGATCGTCAAACTGGTGCGTGCGATGGACCTCGTTGTCATTGACGAGATCTCGATGGTGAGTGCCGAAGTGCTCGATATGGTGCGGCTGCGCCTGCTGCAGTGCGGGTTTGACGGCGCGCTCCTGGCCGTGGGGGATTTTCTGCAGCTTCCGCCGGTCACAAAAGGCACGATCCGTTTCGCCTTCGAAGCCCCAAGCTGGGAACAGTTCGCCTTTGAGACGGTGACGCTGACGCACAACTGGCGCAGTGAGGATGCCGAATTCAACGGTGTCCTGAACGCCGTACGGCATGCCCGGGTCACGGAGGAAGAGCACTGCTACCTGCATGAGCTGATCAAACCGACGGGGGATGACCTCTCGCGATACACCTTTCTCTACGGGACGAACCGTTCAGCCTTCGAGCACAACCGCGAGCAGCTTGATGCGGTCGAGGGGGACCTCTACGCCTTTGAAACCCAAAGCGTCTGCCACGATGCCAAAACGCAGCAGCGGGAGGTGGAGCGTTTTATGGCGGATGCCCGCATCCCGGAAGTGCTGGAGCTGAAGGTGGGTGTGCCGGTGCTTTTCACGCGCAACAGCTGGAACTACGTGAATGGTCAGCGGGGTATCGTCGTGCGGCTTGAACAGGACAGTGTCCACATCCGCAAAGAGGACGGTATGGTCGTCAAACTCGAACGCGTCGGCACGGAGAAAAGCCGTTGGGAAGAGCGCACGGTCGAGAAGGAGAAGCAGATGGTCGAGGTGCCGCAGTTTACCCTCTACCAGTTCCCGATCGTCCTCGCATTCGCCATTACCATTCACAAGTCCCAGGGGATGAGTATCGGCGATCTGGTCATCGACACGACGGAGATCTTCGCCCCCTCGCAGTTCTACGTCGCCCTCTCGCGGGCGATCTCGCCCCACAGTCTGATTCTGAAACAGCCGCGCGTGAACTGGGCAAACCTTGCTTTCGTCCACCCCAAGGCGCTGAGTTTTGGTCAGGAATAA
- a CDS encoding polyribonucleotide nucleotidyltransferase, with product MDYDVLVAVENRTEEYALTSVARQANGSAWLKAGNTVVLATVVIDETEFVEEGFLPLTVQYIEKAYAAGKIPGGFIKREAKPSDFETLTSRIIDRSLRPLFPKGFANPVQITVMVLSADEDADLQVLGLNAASAALYVSDIDIDIPVSAVRVAKVDGEVLFNPTLPQLKNSTLDLFLAGTESDLLMIEMRVQGSVETELLDTMMVDPLVDPALAAETIARYRSNAMGEDDFIVLLSEAQQLLATANSSYAKAFAPFKKETFKLTCIAAEPDEHLMAYVREHHSDDIAAAIAQMARTERSTALRNLRKKILDAEPEFDEHALKKAIEAVKRETVRTQVLQTQTRADGRRLDEVRPISILTNVLPSVHSSCLFTRGQTQALVTLTIGGNKDAQMYEELTDSSAQYESFMVHYNFPGFSVGEASPVQPPRRRELGHGNLAKRALEPVLEAPGQTVRLVSEILESNGSSSMATVCGGYMALKAADLDTADPIAGVAMGLVSEGDLHMVLTDITGLEDHDGDMDFKVAGSKEGITALQMDIKLGGISLELLKTALYQAKAGRAHIIDIMADAENKIELSEELPGSDFFSIDPDRVADVIGQAGKTIREIIEKFEVAIDIDKKAGNVKVTGKNREGVKGAREHIEQIVSVPKMEKPEYHVGDIVKGRVKKIVDFGAFIELPGGVDGLLHISKISDSHVRNVSDVLSEGDDIDVEILEFKGTKISLGRAPAA from the coding sequence ATGGATTATGATGTACTGGTAGCCGTCGAGAATAGAACGGAAGAGTATGCGCTTACAAGCGTGGCCCGACAGGCAAACGGAAGCGCGTGGCTCAAGGCCGGCAACACGGTTGTCCTGGCCACCGTTGTCATCGACGAGACCGAATTCGTCGAAGAGGGGTTTCTGCCGCTGACGGTGCAGTACATCGAGAAGGCGTACGCCGCTGGCAAGATCCCGGGCGGGTTCATCAAACGCGAGGCCAAACCGAGCGATTTCGAAACGCTGACCTCGCGCATCATCGACCGCTCCCTGCGTCCGCTCTTCCCCAAAGGCTTCGCCAACCCGGTCCAGATTACCGTGATGGTCCTCAGCGCGGATGAAGATGCCGACCTGCAGGTGCTCGGCCTCAACGCCGCTTCGGCGGCCCTGTATGTCTCCGACATCGACATCGACATCCCCGTCAGCGCCGTCCGCGTGGCGAAGGTCGACGGCGAGGTCTTATTCAACCCGACGCTGCCGCAGCTTAAAAACAGCACCCTGGACCTTTTCCTCGCGGGAACGGAGTCGGACCTGCTGATGATCGAGATGCGGGTCCAGGGTTCGGTGGAGACGGAGCTGCTCGACACGATGATGGTCGATCCTCTCGTCGATCCGGCGCTCGCCGCCGAGACCATCGCCCGCTACCGCAGCAACGCGATGGGCGAGGATGATTTCATCGTCCTGCTTTCCGAAGCCCAGCAGCTGCTGGCGACGGCAAACAGCTCCTATGCAAAGGCGTTCGCTCCGTTCAAGAAAGAGACCTTCAAGCTGACCTGCATCGCCGCGGAGCCGGACGAGCATCTGATGGCGTACGTCAGAGAACACCACAGCGACGATATCGCCGCGGCCATCGCTCAAATGGCGCGCACCGAGCGCTCCACGGCCCTGCGCAATCTGCGTAAAAAGATCCTCGACGCGGAACCGGAGTTTGACGAGCACGCCCTCAAAAAAGCGATCGAAGCGGTCAAGCGCGAGACGGTCCGCACGCAGGTCCTGCAGACGCAGACCCGCGCCGACGGCCGCCGCCTCGACGAAGTACGCCCGATCAGCATCCTGACCAACGTGCTTCCCTCCGTCCACTCCTCCTGCCTCTTTACCCGGGGGCAGACCCAGGCGCTGGTGACACTGACCATCGGCGGCAACAAAGACGCCCAGATGTATGAGGAGCTTACCGACAGTTCGGCGCAGTACGAGAGCTTTATGGTGCACTATAACTTCCCGGGCTTCAGCGTCGGGGAGGCGTCACCGGTCCAGCCGCCGCGCCGCCGGGAGCTCGGACACGGCAACCTTGCCAAGCGTGCCCTCGAACCGGTCCTGGAAGCCCCGGGACAGACGGTCCGTCTCGTCTCCGAGATTCTCGAGTCCAACGGCTCCTCCTCCATGGCGACCGTCTGCGGCGGTTACATGGCGCTCAAAGCGGCGGACCTTGATACGGCCGATCCGATCGCCGGCGTGGCGATGGGGCTGGTCAGCGAGGGGGACCTGCACATGGTCCTGACCGACATTACCGGTCTTGAGGACCACGACGGGGATATGGACTTCAAGGTCGCGGGCTCCAAAGAGGGGATCACGGCGCTGCAGATGGACATCAAGCTCGGCGGAATCTCCCTGGAACTGCTCAAAACGGCCCTCTATCAGGCGAAGGCGGGACGCGCCCACATCATCGATATTATGGCCGACGCCGAGAACAAGATCGAACTGAGCGAGGAACTGCCCGGCAGCGATTTCTTCAGCATCGATCCCGACCGTGTCGCCGATGTCATCGGCCAGGCGGGCAAGACGATCAGAGAGATCATCGAAAAGTTCGAGGTCGCGATTGATATCGACAAGAAAGCCGGCAACGTGAAGGTGACGGGCAAGAACCGCGAAGGGGTCAAGGGGGCGCGCGAGCATATCGAGCAGATCGTCTCCGTACCGAAGATGGAAAAACCCGAGTACCACGTCGGTGACATCGTCAAGGGGCGGGTCAAGAAGATCGTCGATTTCGGCGCCTTCATCGAACTGCCCGGCGGCGTCGACGGCCTGCTGCACATCTCCAAAATCTCCGATTCGCACGTGCGCAACGTTTCCGATGTCCTGAGCGAGGGGGACGACATCGACGTCGAGATCCTCGAGTTCAAAGGGACCAAGATCAGCCTCGGCCGCGCACCGGCCGCCTAA
- a CDS encoding phosphoribosyltransferase translates to MKLFEDRKAAVSALNELLPLPQMQRESWILIALSEGGIALCQELNVRMKLKVDWLLGESITAPQNPQCELGRVSETEEIVINDDLVKAFGIQYDYVYGEAHRKHEEKILSRIYHYRKGRPLTTLRGKKVLLVDQGAESGLKLMCAIKTVLSRSPDALYACAPVMPKEVYAAVEPLCDALFCPHVLEDYIETSCYYSELEDVSDEMIIKILGD, encoded by the coding sequence ATGAAACTGTTTGAAGATAGAAAAGCGGCCGTTTCGGCGCTGAATGAGCTGCTGCCGCTGCCGCAGATGCAGCGCGAATCGTGGATTTTGATCGCGCTTTCGGAGGGAGGCATCGCACTGTGCCAGGAGCTCAACGTCCGGATGAAGCTCAAGGTCGATTGGCTGCTGGGCGAATCGATCACGGCGCCCCAGAACCCGCAGTGCGAACTGGGGAGGGTGAGCGAGACCGAGGAGATCGTGATCAACGACGACCTCGTCAAGGCCTTCGGCATCCAGTACGACTACGTCTACGGCGAGGCGCACCGCAAGCACGAAGAGAAGATCCTCTCCCGGATCTACCACTACCGCAAAGGGCGCCCGCTCACAACCCTGCGCGGCAAAAAAGTCCTCCTTGTCGATCAGGGGGCGGAGAGCGGATTGAAGCTGATGTGCGCGATTAAAACCGTCCTTTCGCGCTCGCCCGATGCCCTCTATGCCTGTGCACCGGTGATGCCCAAAGAGGTCTATGCGGCCGTCGAACCGCTCTGCGATGCGCTCTTTTGCCCGCACGTGCTGGAGGATTATATAGAAACATCATGTTATTATTCAGAACTAGAAGATGTTTCGGATGAAATGATTATTAAGATACTAGGGGACTAA